Proteins co-encoded in one Terriglobales bacterium genomic window:
- a CDS encoding O-methyltransferase, giving the protein MNRMNQEQWTAVDLYISSTVVPSDAALDAAVEASSKAELPAIAVTPNQGKLLHILARLVNARRVLEIGTLGGYSTIWLARALAKGGRVITLEVNPKHAEVARANLARAKLSKSVEIRLGPALESLPKLAKEKSRKFDLIFIDADKANIPDYFKWSLKLSRPGSLIIVDNVVRKGAVIQADTKDPDVQGVRKLNAMLAKEKRVTATTIQTVGSKGYDGITVAFVNR; this is encoded by the coding sequence ATGAATCGCATGAATCAGGAACAATGGACAGCGGTCGATCTCTACATCAGTTCCACAGTTGTACCTTCCGATGCGGCTTTGGATGCCGCCGTTGAGGCAAGCAGCAAGGCGGAGCTCCCGGCCATTGCGGTCACGCCGAACCAGGGCAAGCTGCTGCACATTCTGGCGCGGCTGGTGAATGCGCGCCGCGTCCTCGAAATCGGCACGCTCGGCGGATACAGCACCATCTGGCTCGCGCGGGCACTGGCAAAAGGCGGGCGCGTAATCACGCTCGAAGTGAATCCGAAGCACGCAGAAGTTGCGCGCGCCAACCTCGCTCGCGCCAAGCTATCCAAATCAGTAGAGATTCGGCTTGGACCCGCGCTCGAGAGCCTTCCCAAATTGGCAAAGGAGAAGTCGCGCAAGTTCGACCTGATTTTCATCGACGCGGATAAAGCGAACATTCCCGATTACTTCAAGTGGTCCTTGAAGCTATCGCGTCCTGGAAGCCTGATCATTGTCGATAACGTCGTGCGGAAAGGAGCGGTGATTCAGGCCGACACCAAGGATCCCGATGTCCAGGGCGTGCGCAAACTGAACGCGATGCTTGCAAAAGAGAAGCGCGTGACCGCGACGACGATTCAGACAGTTGGCAGCAAGGGGTACGACGGGATTACGGTTGCGTTCGTGAACCGCTAA
- a CDS encoding ABC transporter permease yields the protein METLWQDVRYGIRQLRKARGFTLIAILTLALGIGANTAIFTVVNTIFLHPLPVHDPDHLMGIFTTDQRNRGGLNTFLPISQPNARDVAERSQSFSSVMMFTGTGVSMTVEGKPQAFFAQLVSGNFFDVLGVQAALGRTFRPDEDQQGAAGVVVLTHGLWERYFASNPNVIGQNVLLNGQGFTIVGVMPRGFKGTAVLGGPDLWVPMATHDQVLAGVLKEMYNDRRFLNFFAVGRLKPGVGIDQARAELKNVGSQLEHDYPAPNKGRSFTVVPLLESTLNPNVQGQAERAGELMMGVVGLVLLIACANISNLLLARAAGRKREISIRLAIGASRARIVTQLLTESILLALAGGIAGLGVAYIARDLLWSFRPPFLLQANNLELALDSSVLIFTLLISLATGVIFGLLPALQASRPDLVTELKERAGSEIFSGRRFGIRSAFVMLQFALSLVALIGAGLFLVSLRNAQKIEPGFDTHNLGMLSFDLGALNYDQPRMREFQRRAVETVQTLPGVSSVTLATNVPLFGGTAISRSVFPEGEEGTSTRTGILTQTDNIAPDYFQTLGIPIIRGRQFDSTDREESPKVAIINEAAAHRFWPNQDPVGKRFKFFGEPYVVQVVGVARDAKYNTLGEEPTPYLYLPLIQTPSPGLTLFFRSSADPRVVLASVRERVQALDRNLPLTNVWPIGEVITQALWGAKFAAGLLSIFAALAMVLAAIGVYGVVAYSVGKRVREIGIRMALGARRQDILAMIVRQSSVSLVIGLAVGLIAALALSRTITALLYGASSASAVPFVLLPVMLALVGLIATYIPARRATAINPIIALRQE from the coding sequence ATGGAAACTCTCTGGCAGGACGTTCGTTACGGCATCCGGCAGTTGCGCAAGGCGCGCGGATTCACGCTGATCGCCATCCTCACGCTCGCGCTCGGCATCGGCGCCAATACAGCGATCTTTACGGTTGTTAACACGATCTTCCTTCATCCACTGCCGGTGCACGATCCCGACCACCTGATGGGTATCTTCACAACTGACCAGCGTAATCGCGGCGGCCTGAACACTTTCCTGCCGATCTCGCAGCCAAACGCCAGGGACGTGGCCGAGCGCTCGCAATCGTTTTCCAGCGTCATGATGTTCACCGGCACGGGCGTGAGCATGACCGTGGAGGGCAAGCCGCAGGCCTTCTTCGCGCAACTTGTCTCGGGAAACTTCTTCGATGTGCTCGGCGTGCAAGCCGCTTTGGGACGAACCTTCCGTCCGGATGAAGACCAGCAGGGAGCGGCCGGAGTGGTGGTGCTCACACACGGTCTGTGGGAGCGGTACTTCGCTTCCAATCCGAACGTGATCGGGCAGAACGTTCTGCTGAACGGCCAGGGATTCACGATCGTCGGCGTTATGCCGCGCGGCTTCAAAGGCACCGCCGTCCTCGGCGGTCCGGACCTGTGGGTACCAATGGCGACTCACGACCAAGTCCTCGCCGGCGTGCTCAAGGAGATGTACAACGACCGGCGCTTCCTGAACTTCTTTGCCGTCGGCCGGCTGAAGCCCGGAGTAGGAATCGATCAAGCCCGCGCCGAATTGAAGAACGTTGGTTCGCAGCTTGAGCACGATTACCCGGCTCCCAACAAAGGACGCAGTTTCACCGTCGTGCCTCTGCTCGAATCGACTCTCAATCCCAACGTGCAAGGCCAGGCGGAGCGCGCCGGCGAACTGATGATGGGCGTGGTTGGACTGGTGCTGCTCATCGCCTGCGCCAACATCTCCAACTTGCTGCTGGCGCGTGCCGCAGGACGAAAACGGGAAATTTCCATACGGCTGGCGATTGGAGCCTCACGCGCTCGCATTGTTACGCAGCTACTTACCGAATCAATCCTGCTCGCGCTTGCGGGCGGCATCGCGGGCCTCGGCGTCGCATACATCGCGCGCGACTTGCTCTGGAGTTTCCGTCCTCCGTTCCTGCTGCAAGCCAACAATCTGGAGTTAGCACTGGACAGCAGCGTGCTGATCTTCACGCTTCTAATCTCTCTCGCCACCGGCGTCATCTTCGGACTGTTGCCGGCCTTGCAGGCCTCTCGTCCCGATTTGGTAACCGAGCTGAAAGAGCGAGCAGGCTCCGAGATCTTCTCCGGACGCCGCTTCGGCATTCGCAGTGCATTCGTCATGTTGCAGTTCGCGCTTTCTCTGGTCGCGCTGATCGGCGCCGGGCTCTTCCTGGTCAGCCTGCGTAATGCGCAGAAGATCGAACCCGGATTCGACACGCACAATCTCGGAATGTTGTCTTTCGATTTGGGAGCACTGAACTACGATCAGCCGCGCATGCGCGAATTCCAGCGCCGCGCAGTGGAAACGGTACAGACGCTGCCCGGCGTAAGTTCCGTGACTCTGGCGACCAACGTTCCTCTATTTGGAGGCACGGCAATTTCGCGAAGCGTCTTCCCGGAAGGGGAAGAAGGGACGTCGACGCGGACCGGCATTCTTACCCAGACCGACAACATCGCGCCGGATTACTTCCAGACGCTCGGCATTCCCATCATTCGCGGCCGCCAGTTCGACAGCACCGATCGCGAAGAGAGTCCCAAGGTGGCGATTATCAACGAGGCCGCCGCTCACCGCTTCTGGCCCAATCAAGATCCAGTCGGCAAGCGATTCAAGTTCTTCGGCGAACCCTATGTCGTCCAGGTAGTCGGCGTTGCCCGGGACGCCAAATACAACACGCTGGGCGAAGAGCCGACACCATACCTGTACCTGCCGTTAATTCAAACGCCGAGCCCAGGTTTAACACTTTTCTTCCGTTCCAGCGCCGATCCCCGCGTCGTGCTCGCTTCTGTGCGCGAGCGCGTGCAGGCTCTCGATCGCAATCTCCCGCTGACCAACGTCTGGCCCATCGGCGAGGTGATTACGCAAGCGCTCTGGGGAGCAAAGTTCGCAGCCGGGCTGCTGAGCATCTTCGCCGCTCTGGCGATGGTGCTCGCCGCAATCGGCGTCTACGGAGTAGTTGCGTATTCCGTGGGAAAGCGAGTGCGCGAGATCGGCATCCGCATGGCTCTCGGCGCGAGACGGCAAGACATTCTCGCGATGATCGTCCGCCAAAGTTCGGTTTCGCTGGTGATCGGCTTGGCCGTGGGACTCATCGCCGCATTAGCTCTGTCCAGAACAATCACAGCATTGCTTTATGGCGCCAGCTCCGCTTCGGCTGTTCCGTTCGTCCTGCTACCGGTGATGCTGGCGCTGGTTGGACTGATTGCAACGTACATCCCCGCGCGAAGAGCAACGGCGATCAATCCGATTATTGCCTTGAGACAGGAGTAG
- a CDS encoding Xaa-Pro peptidase family protein yields MTKKLRAILFLVLLSPYLHALERQNASVYHARRIALSKKTNGGVVVLFAPVERPDEIFGFHQDSNFYYLTGWTEPGAALLIASATAATNDARGNAPARPYTEILFLPARNLQEEKWLGPKLGPGDQEVTRITGFDKVEPLDKMHDELAALPESNRGPIYSDLGGYNEESASVEPLAWLRRGQSFAGFFGFREVKPLIGQLRTTKDQGEIDLIVKATRASMAAHLAALKAIHPGVTEREIQALMQYEYQRRGCERSAYAPIVGSGFNSTVLHYSEDSGTMRSGDVVVMDVAGEYSMYASDITRTAPVNGHFTARQREIYDIVLGAQQAAMQAFKAGVSHISGTGPDSLNKVARDYIDSHGKDLHGASLGKYFIHGLGHYVGLDVHDEGDYTMPLDKGSVFTIEPGIYIPEEKIGVRIEDIYYVDQNGNLVQITKDLPHTADEVEAAMRAK; encoded by the coding sequence ATGACAAAGAAGCTTCGCGCGATTCTGTTCCTCGTTCTCCTCTCTCCTTACTTACACGCACTCGAGCGCCAGAATGCAAGCGTCTACCACGCCCGCCGTATCGCGCTCTCGAAGAAAACTAATGGTGGAGTTGTTGTGCTATTCGCGCCGGTTGAGCGGCCGGACGAGATATTCGGTTTTCATCAGGACTCAAATTTTTATTACTTGACCGGCTGGACCGAACCCGGCGCTGCGCTCCTGATCGCATCGGCTACTGCAGCCACGAATGATGCGCGCGGCAACGCTCCGGCACGTCCTTATACCGAGATCTTGTTCCTGCCGGCGCGCAACCTGCAGGAAGAAAAATGGCTTGGTCCTAAATTGGGACCGGGTGATCAGGAAGTTACGCGAATCACGGGATTCGACAAAGTCGAGCCGCTCGACAAAATGCATGACGAACTGGCCGCTCTTCCAGAGTCGAATCGCGGGCCAATCTATTCCGATCTCGGCGGGTACAACGAGGAATCGGCGTCGGTTGAGCCTCTCGCCTGGTTGCGGCGCGGGCAATCGTTTGCCGGATTCTTCGGCTTCCGAGAGGTCAAGCCGCTCATCGGCCAGCTTCGAACCACCAAAGACCAGGGCGAGATCGATCTGATCGTAAAAGCGACGCGCGCCTCGATGGCCGCCCATCTGGCAGCACTCAAGGCGATCCATCCCGGCGTGACCGAGCGCGAGATTCAGGCCCTGATGCAGTACGAATATCAGCGCCGGGGATGCGAGCGCTCTGCCTATGCTCCGATTGTGGGATCAGGATTCAACTCGACTGTACTCCATTATTCCGAAGATTCCGGCACCATGCGCTCGGGCGACGTAGTGGTAATGGACGTGGCCGGCGAGTACTCGATGTATGCCTCCGACATCACGCGCACTGCTCCAGTGAACGGCCATTTCACGGCCCGGCAGCGCGAGATCTATGACATCGTCCTCGGCGCGCAGCAAGCGGCGATGCAGGCATTCAAAGCGGGCGTTTCGCACATCAGCGGCACCGGTCCGGACTCCCTCAACAAAGTCGCACGCGATTACATCGATTCCCACGGCAAGGATCTGCACGGAGCGTCGTTAGGCAAGTACTTCATCCACGGTCTCGGGCATTACGTCGGCCTGGATGTTCACGACGAAGGCGACTACACCATGCCTCTCGATAAGGGCTCGGTGTTTACTATCGAGCCGGGAATCTACATTCCCGAAGAGAAGATTGGCGTGCGCATCGAAGACATTTATTACGTGGACCAAAACGGGAATCTGGTGCAGATCACGAAAGACCTGCCGCACACGGCGGATGAGGTAGAAGCGGCGATGCGAGCGAAATAG
- a CDS encoding type II secretion system F family protein, with product MAEYLVQTADERGHVSEHVEHGASVGEVRDRFVQQGLLVTSIKTRGLLGGAAPRRQKKVKLEQFVIFNSQFLTLVRAGLPILQGLDLLSKRQKNKYLKSIIENVRQRVRTGELLSDAFRHAAPGAISGVYTTTLLAGEKSGNLEEVLGRYIAFQRIALTFRKKLIASLIYPALLVTMVTLMFTFLLSYVVPQFQTLYSQIGNGQLPALTVFVLGVGDFVKRWILFAIPAIALVIFLLWRWSKTDAGGLAFDRLRLGTPIGGDIWLKYQVALFSRTMSTLLSGGLPLVQALETSGHSMESRLVAKAVLDSVHKVREGRPLSRSMEESGVFPELAYEMVEVGESTGALPAMLTSVAEFLEEDVQTALGAALSLIEPVILIVMGVIVAIVLIALYLPIFQLGAVAGG from the coding sequence ATGGCGGAATACCTGGTTCAGACGGCGGACGAGCGTGGACACGTCTCCGAACACGTGGAGCATGGCGCTTCCGTGGGAGAGGTGCGCGACCGCTTCGTTCAACAAGGCCTGCTGGTTACCTCCATCAAAACACGAGGGTTGCTCGGCGGCGCCGCACCGCGACGGCAGAAGAAGGTAAAGCTCGAACAGTTTGTTATCTTCAACTCACAATTCCTGACATTAGTTCGAGCTGGCCTGCCCATCCTTCAAGGCCTCGATCTTCTCAGCAAACGACAGAAAAATAAGTATCTGAAGTCGATCATCGAGAATGTGCGGCAGCGCGTGCGGACCGGCGAGCTGCTGTCCGACGCGTTTCGTCATGCTGCGCCAGGCGCGATTTCCGGTGTGTACACCACCACGCTGCTGGCAGGCGAAAAAAGCGGCAACCTGGAAGAAGTGCTGGGACGCTACATTGCCTTTCAGCGAATCGCGTTGACCTTCCGCAAAAAACTCATTGCCTCGCTCATCTATCCGGCGCTGCTGGTGACCATGGTCACGCTGATGTTTACTTTCCTGCTCAGCTACGTGGTGCCGCAGTTCCAGACGCTCTATTCCCAAATTGGCAATGGGCAGCTTCCAGCTTTAACCGTCTTTGTGCTCGGAGTCGGCGATTTCGTCAAACGCTGGATCCTCTTTGCGATTCCCGCAATAGCGCTCGTCATTTTTCTACTTTGGCGTTGGAGCAAGACCGATGCCGGCGGATTGGCATTCGATCGTTTGCGGCTGGGGACGCCGATCGGCGGGGACATCTGGCTCAAGTACCAGGTCGCATTGTTTTCGCGCACGATGTCGACGCTTTTGAGCGGCGGCTTACCGCTTGTGCAGGCGCTGGAAACGTCCGGTCATTCCATGGAAAGCCGGCTGGTTGCGAAGGCGGTACTCGACTCTGTGCACAAGGTGCGCGAGGGACGTCCGCTCTCGCGCAGCATGGAGGAGAGCGGAGTCTTTCCCGAATTGGCATACGAGATGGTTGAGGTGGGAGAATCGACAGGAGCATTGCCGGCAATGTTGACCTCAGTTGCCGAGTTCCTGGAAGAAGACGTGCAGACGGCTCTGGGAGCTGCGCTGTCATTGATTGAGCCGGTGATTCTGATTGTGATGGGCGTCATCGTTGCGATTGTGCTGATCGCGCTCTACCTTCCCATCTTTCAGCTGGGCGCGGTCGCGGGCGGATAA
- a CDS encoding GspE/PulE family protein yields MADSAIFVGGAADSGSESRARDLAKRYRREFVDLKNYHIQHELFRTVPVDLMFRYNFVPLEEQGDELTIAISDPSRLMMIDEIGLLLNKRVHTKVATMEQIDEILKKTEQSQRVLEEATEGFTFDVVREDEAGDETISIERLTSEQDISPIIRLVDTMIFTALERRASDIHIETMDDSVAVKYRIDGVLQQAMPPISKEHHSTIVSRIKVMSELDIAERRVPQDGRFRVKYKGRLIDFRVSIMPTVHGENGVLRVLDKESMSEKFRKLTLDVVGFDEEDLRHFRRYIKEPYGMVLVTGPTGSGKTTTLYAALNEIKSEEDKIITIEDPVEYQIRGITQIPVNEKKGLTFARGLRSILRHDPDKILVGEIRDTETAQIAIQSALTGHLVFTTVHANNVVDVIGRFLNMGVEAYNFVSALNCILAQRLVRVICDSCKKPVRYTPEQLEASGMDTPEWREFTFYEGEGCIECAGTGYKGRTAIHELLDLTDRIRELILEKKPTSEVRKAAREEGMRFLRESALAKVRSGTTTLKEINKVTFIETSR; encoded by the coding sequence ATGGCAGATTCTGCAATTTTCGTCGGCGGAGCCGCAGATAGCGGTTCGGAATCCCGCGCTCGCGATCTGGCGAAGCGCTACCGCCGCGAGTTCGTGGATTTGAAGAACTATCACATCCAGCACGAACTCTTCCGAACCGTGCCCGTCGATCTGATGTTCCGCTACAACTTCGTTCCGCTCGAGGAACAAGGCGATGAACTCACGATTGCGATCTCCGATCCGAGTCGGCTGATGATGATCGACGAGATCGGCCTGCTGCTGAACAAACGTGTGCATACGAAAGTTGCCACGATGGAGCAGATCGACGAGATCCTGAAGAAGACCGAACAGTCGCAACGCGTGCTGGAAGAGGCGACTGAAGGTTTCACCTTTGATGTTGTTCGCGAGGACGAAGCCGGCGACGAAACCATCTCCATCGAGCGGCTGACTTCAGAGCAGGACATCAGCCCGATTATCCGGCTGGTGGACACCATGATCTTTACCGCGCTCGAGCGGCGCGCCAGTGATATTCACATCGAAACGATGGACGATTCCGTCGCGGTGAAGTACCGCATCGACGGCGTGCTGCAGCAGGCGATGCCGCCGATCTCGAAGGAACATCATTCAACGATCGTCTCGCGCATCAAGGTCATGAGCGAGCTGGACATCGCCGAGCGCCGCGTGCCCCAGGATGGCCGCTTCCGCGTGAAGTACAAAGGCAGGTTGATCGATTTCCGCGTCTCCATCATGCCCACTGTTCATGGCGAAAATGGGGTGCTTCGCGTGCTCGACAAGGAGTCGATGAGCGAGAAGTTCCGCAAGCTGACTTTAGATGTAGTCGGATTCGATGAAGAGGATTTGCGCCACTTCCGGCGGTACATCAAAGAGCCATACGGCATGGTGCTGGTTACTGGTCCAACGGGTTCGGGAAAAACCACTACGCTTTACGCTGCGCTGAACGAGATCAAGAGCGAAGAAGACAAGATCATCACCATCGAGGATCCGGTGGAGTACCAGATTCGCGGCATTACGCAGATTCCCGTGAACGAGAAAAAGGGACTGACGTTTGCGCGCGGCTTGCGATCGATTCTGCGTCACGATCCCGACAAAATTCTGGTCGGCGAAATTCGCGACACGGAAACGGCGCAGATCGCAATTCAGTCGGCACTTACTGGGCACTTGGTCTTCACCACGGTCCACGCCAACAACGTGGTCGATGTGATTGGGCGCTTCCTCAATATGGGCGTTGAGGCTTACAACTTCGTGTCGGCGCTGAATTGCATCCTCGCGCAGCGGTTAGTGCGCGTAATCTGCGACTCCTGTAAGAAGCCCGTCCGCTACACTCCGGAGCAGCTCGAGGCCAGCGGGATGGATACTCCCGAGTGGCGTGAGTTCACCTTCTACGAAGGCGAGGGCTGCATCGAGTGCGCGGGGACCGGCTACAAGGGCCGCACGGCGATTCACGAATTGCTCGATCTCACCGATCGCATCCGCGAGCTGATTCTGGAAAAGAAACCAACTTCGGAAGTGCGGAAAGCGGCGCGCGAAGAAGGCATGCGCTTCCTCCGCGAGTCAGCATTGGCGAAAGTTCGTTCAGGAACGACCACGCTGAAGGAAATCAACAAAGTCACATTCATCGAGACATCGAGGTAG